In Microvenator marinus, one genomic interval encodes:
- a CDS encoding DnaJ C-terminal domain-containing protein, whose product MAEDFYTILGVSKDDDAATIKKAYRQIARENHPDLNPDNKAAEERFKAASVAFEVLSDPEKRKLYDEFGVDGLREGFNAEQARQYGRWQNSQGNWQGRTYARSGGYDDLFESIFGGRSPFDTSDYSNFGGFYTGPMKGQDLEAKLKLDFMTAIKGGELDITVNGKGIKVRIPAGIEDQERLRLKGKGSAAPGGPGTKPGDLLLTVEVQPHAILHRDGLNLSLDIPITMAEAVKGAKIAVPTPHGEYNVTVPSGVNSGAKLRLKEKGVHRGSKKGDFYAVIQIQAPDRIDDALLEAVEALSAGYTTDIRADLKLE is encoded by the coding sequence ATGGCGGAAGATTTCTACACGATCCTTGGGGTGAGTAAGGACGACGATGCAGCCACGATAAAGAAGGCGTATCGCCAGATTGCGCGCGAGAACCACCCGGATCTGAACCCCGACAACAAAGCGGCAGAAGAGAGGTTCAAGGCGGCGTCGGTGGCCTTTGAAGTTCTGAGTGACCCTGAAAAACGCAAGCTCTACGACGAGTTCGGTGTGGACGGTTTGCGCGAGGGCTTCAACGCCGAACAGGCCCGCCAATACGGGCGATGGCAGAACTCGCAGGGCAATTGGCAGGGGCGCACGTACGCACGTTCCGGCGGCTATGATGACCTCTTCGAGAGCATTTTCGGTGGGCGAAGCCCCTTTGATACGAGTGATTATTCCAATTTTGGTGGCTTCTATACCGGGCCGATGAAGGGCCAAGACCTCGAGGCGAAGCTCAAGCTCGATTTCATGACCGCGATCAAGGGAGGCGAGCTCGATATCACCGTGAACGGAAAGGGCATCAAGGTGAGGATTCCTGCGGGGATCGAGGACCAAGAGCGGCTTCGACTCAAAGGCAAAGGCAGTGCGGCACCTGGTGGGCCGGGCACAAAACCCGGCGACCTTTTGCTCACGGTCGAAGTGCAGCCGCACGCGATCTTGCATCGAGACGGCCTGAACTTGAGCCTCGATATTCCGATCACCATGGCCGAAGCCGTCAAGGGGGCCAAGATTGCGGTGCCTACGCCTCATGGTGAATACAACGTGACGGTGCCCTCGGGCGTCAATTCAGGCGCGAAGCTAAGGCTCAAGGAAAAGGGCGTGCATCGTGGCTCCAAAAAAGGTGACTTTTACGCCGTGATCCAGATTCAGGCGCCGGATCGAATCGACGATGCGCTCCTCGAGGCCGTCGAGGCCCTTAGCGCCGGCTACACCACGGACATTCGAGCCGATCTAAAGCTAGAATAG
- a CDS encoding site-2 protease family protein produces the protein MFPNMPRWKLFSVHGHPVFLEPLFLLLVAFFVFSNVQTSAQLLSNLLWAPVLFISILWHEIGHAVAIDRQGFGKSVMVLQGFGGVTINTNRGHALPGQSIIISLAGPAFSFSLVVLFGALYFFVTQQGLLGEFFQLMMMANIVWTIFNLLPIFPMDGGNVVLHGIRKATGNMTRAYRYTAMISLAVLALIAIALFTFFPGGMMLTIIILLLFGMQNVQILQQTKGAR, from the coding sequence ATGTTCCCAAATATGCCACGCTGGAAACTCTTTTCGGTCCACGGACACCCGGTGTTCTTGGAGCCGCTCTTCCTTTTGTTGGTGGCGTTTTTCGTGTTTTCGAACGTGCAAACGTCCGCTCAATTGCTCTCGAACCTGCTCTGGGCACCCGTGCTTTTCATCAGCATTCTCTGGCACGAGATCGGGCACGCAGTGGCGATCGACCGACAAGGCTTCGGAAAGAGCGTCATGGTGCTTCAGGGCTTCGGCGGTGTGACCATCAACACGAATCGCGGCCACGCCTTGCCCGGACAGTCGATCATCATCAGTCTTGCGGGGCCGGCGTTTAGCTTTTCACTCGTCGTGCTCTTCGGTGCGCTCTATTTCTTCGTGACTCAACAAGGTCTCCTCGGCGAGTTTTTCCAGCTCATGATGATGGCCAATATCGTGTGGACCATCTTCAACCTGCTCCCGATTTTCCCGATGGATGGCGGCAACGTGGTCCTGCACGGAATTCGAAAGGCAACCGGCAACATGACGCGCGCCTATCGTTACACCGCCATGATTTCATTGGCGGTGCTGGCCCTGATTGCGATTGCGCTCTTCACGTTCTTTCCCGGTGGCATGATGCTCACCATCATTATTTTGCTACTTTTTGGGATGCAGAACGTCCAAATACTCCAACAAACTAAAGGGGCACGTTAA
- a CDS encoding NADPH-dependent FMN reductase encodes MAKILAFSGSLRAASVNRKLLKLAASELREAGAEVTIIDLNDYELPFYNQELQDGGFPEASDKLRELVEAHDAVLIVTPEYNFSFPAVVKNVLDWLSRYRPQPFGGKHGLLMSASPGFVGGNRGLWALRVPLECMGVHVHPNMFSLAQANKAFADDGTLAEDALSARLKSLAGDFVSRVDKANA; translated from the coding sequence GTGGCAAAAATACTAGCGTTTTCAGGATCATTGCGGGCGGCGAGTGTGAATCGAAAACTTCTGAAGCTCGCGGCTTCGGAGTTGAGAGAGGCGGGAGCCGAGGTCACCATCATCGACCTCAACGATTATGAGCTTCCATTCTACAATCAGGAGCTTCAAGACGGTGGTTTTCCGGAGGCATCGGACAAGCTGCGTGAGCTCGTTGAGGCGCATGATGCCGTGCTGATCGTGACCCCTGAGTACAATTTTTCTTTCCCGGCTGTGGTCAAGAACGTGCTCGACTGGTTGAGCCGGTACAGGCCGCAACCTTTTGGCGGAAAGCACGGGCTCTTGATGTCCGCATCACCAGGTTTTGTAGGCGGAAACCGAGGTCTCTGGGCGCTGCGTGTGCCTCTTGAGTGTATGGGCGTGCACGTGCACCCTAATATGTTCTCGCTGGCGCAGGCCAACAAGGCGTTTGCCGACGACGGCACCCTTGCAGAAGACGCGCTTTCGGCTCGACTTAAGAGCCTCGCCGGTGATTTTGTGAGCCGTGTGGACAAGGCGAACGCGTGA
- a CDS encoding ChaN family lipoprotein: MRFLLLLSVLAASCATAPEGPPQYDGPEVVLNEGVWDFRDGVSKLGEPEFLQALSEYDFIVLGESHDSVEDHAMQARVYSGLIELGARPALGMEMFQRPFQPVLVAYVAGELDEAQMLAETEYEARWGFDPGFYSPLWQAAQVAGLPVVALNVRRELTKRVSAVGVDGLSETERADLPELVFGPDAYRNWLGQVFAAHGMSTTDARFERFFQAQVLWDETMADSAVRAWSEQQPVVIIVGRGHVERGWGIPSRIKRRLPNARVATVVTAPAGTAASEVFGLADFIVSTRAPSS; the protein is encoded by the coding sequence GTGAGATTCTTGCTCCTATTGAGTGTTTTGGCGGCCTCTTGTGCGACTGCGCCAGAGGGACCTCCTCAGTATGACGGGCCCGAAGTTGTCTTGAACGAAGGTGTTTGGGACTTCCGTGATGGTGTTTCTAAGCTGGGTGAACCGGAGTTTTTGCAGGCCTTGAGTGAGTACGATTTCATCGTGCTCGGGGAGTCGCATGACTCCGTTGAGGACCATGCGATGCAGGCCCGCGTGTACTCGGGTTTGATCGAGCTCGGTGCTCGTCCGGCGCTCGGCATGGAGATGTTTCAGCGCCCTTTCCAGCCCGTTCTAGTCGCGTACGTTGCCGGTGAGTTGGATGAGGCACAAATGCTCGCTGAAACGGAATACGAGGCACGTTGGGGCTTTGATCCTGGCTTCTACTCACCGTTGTGGCAGGCGGCTCAGGTGGCTGGTTTGCCCGTCGTTGCGCTGAACGTGCGTCGCGAGCTCACAAAACGTGTTTCAGCTGTGGGCGTGGATGGTTTGAGCGAGACGGAGCGTGCCGACTTACCTGAGTTGGTTTTTGGGCCTGATGCATATCGCAATTGGTTGGGGCAGGTTTTCGCCGCGCACGGCATGAGCACTACGGATGCGCGTTTTGAGCGTTTCTTTCAGGCGCAAGTCTTGTGGGATGAGACCATGGCGGATTCGGCCGTACGTGCGTGGTCTGAGCAACAACCGGTGGTGATCATTGTGGGACGTGGTCACGTAGAGCGGGGTTGGGGAATCCCGAGCCGAATCAAGCGGCGTCTGCCCAATGCTCGGGTGGCTACGGTGGTGACAGCGCCCGCGGGTACAGCCGCGTCAGAAGTGTTTGGCTTGGCCGATTTCATCGTGTCTACGAGGGCTCCGTCCTCGTAG
- a CDS encoding alpha/beta fold hydrolase has translation MSRHRRLGYTEHSHDGPPVLMIMGFGMRGDAWRRQSSVLAEHYRVVTFDHAGIGESDPVPTRRLTMSDLVTDTVSILDMLGWSEAHIVGISMGGMVAQNLALQHPDRVLSLALVATHAGGVKRGLPPLEGIKRFVLSNVGSQRMESLAKLLFPPEYLANHKETAIQSLREDFRDPPPPETRLAQLHAVSTHRAAPHLHKISAPTLVVKPEKDILIHPHCSDELVRLIPGAILETIPDAGHGIVRQTPDALNSILLEFLNSTRTEPS, from the coding sequence GTGAGCCGACATCGTAGACTTGGGTACACCGAGCATTCTCACGATGGCCCGCCGGTGCTGATGATTATGGGGTTCGGTATGCGCGGGGACGCATGGCGCCGCCAGTCCAGCGTGCTCGCCGAACACTACCGCGTTGTGACGTTTGACCACGCCGGCATCGGCGAATCAGACCCCGTTCCAACTCGCCGCCTCACCATGTCCGACCTCGTAACGGATACCGTTTCGATCTTGGATATGCTCGGCTGGAGCGAGGCTCATATCGTCGGCATCTCGATGGGCGGCATGGTGGCACAGAACCTTGCGCTCCAGCACCCTGACCGCGTTCTTAGCCTGGCTTTGGTGGCCACCCACGCGGGTGGCGTCAAACGTGGACTCCCGCCGCTTGAAGGCATCAAGAGATTCGTCCTCTCGAACGTGGGTTCCCAGCGGATGGAGTCGCTTGCGAAGTTGCTCTTTCCCCCAGAATATCTGGCGAATCACAAAGAGACCGCCATCCAATCTTTGCGTGAGGATTTCCGTGATCCTCCGCCTCCAGAAACCAGGCTTGCGCAGCTTCACGCCGTCTCCACTCATCGAGCCGCGCCTCACCTGCACAAGATTTCTGCTCCGACTCTTGTGGTCAAACCCGAGAAAGACATTCTCATCCACCCACATTGCTCGGATGAGCTCGTACGCCTCATACCCGGCGCTATCTTGGAGACCATTCCTGACGCCGGGCACGGGATTGTGCGGCAAACGCCGGACGCTCTGAACTCGATTCTCTTGGAGTTTTTGAATTCTACGAGGACGGAGCCCTCGTAG
- a CDS encoding thrombospondin type 3 repeat-containing protein: MKFSIRLLCCAALLAWATGCSDDTSGSNGNNPNNPSTPNNPTGTNNPTGSNNGKPDSDGDGLSDEDEIRLGTNPNDPDSDGDGLSDGDEVALGTDPLNPDSDGDGFLDGPEVDAGSNPLFGDEPCGLRSFVANLEEKPIDVIIVIDNSGSMSQEIEAVENNINSNFADIIRQSGIDFRVIMISAHGDFEDRRICVAEPLSGTNCSPIPGQPANTQNFFQYDLPIGSRNSLPRIIESFDQPDQHGFAPNGWQEWLRPEAFKVFLEITDDEPSGRFPDGSDVNALEFERQLFQLGGQFGTEGDRNFIFHSIIGVDENNNMAFQPTDPINNDRCPYGVNVGLEYQKLSIATGGLRYSICNLDSYDVVFQAVAQNIIEQAKIGCEIGFPDAPEGLEIIADSVTLQWTPNPGASTEIVAPSDQAQCGNRNFYVENDAAVLCPLLCTEVEASTEGRLEMLAGCGEPTEECVPEDDFEFDCDDGIDNDCDGLTDRADLDCLL; the protein is encoded by the coding sequence ATGAAATTCTCAATTCGATTGTTGTGTTGTGCTGCGCTGCTCGCTTGGGCCACTGGCTGTTCTGATGATACCTCAGGGAGTAACGGAAATAACCCTAACAACCCGAGTACACCCAATAACCCAACGGGCACCAACAATCCTACCGGCTCAAATAATGGGAAACCCGACTCAGATGGGGATGGGCTAAGCGATGAAGATGAGATTCGCCTTGGGACCAATCCCAATGACCCTGACTCCGACGGCGACGGTTTGAGCGATGGTGACGAAGTGGCACTTGGAACCGACCCACTCAACCCTGACTCCGATGGAGACGGGTTCTTGGACGGCCCCGAGGTAGACGCGGGTTCAAACCCACTTTTCGGTGATGAGCCGTGTGGGCTTCGCTCCTTTGTGGCGAATCTGGAAGAGAAGCCAATCGACGTCATCATCGTGATCGACAACTCGGGCTCGATGTCCCAAGAGATCGAGGCCGTTGAGAACAATATCAACTCGAATTTTGCGGATATCATCCGACAGAGCGGCATCGACTTCCGAGTCATCATGATTTCGGCCCATGGAGATTTTGAAGACCGACGAATCTGCGTGGCTGAGCCCCTCTCGGGCACCAATTGTTCGCCGATTCCTGGACAACCGGCAAACACACAGAACTTCTTCCAATACGATCTGCCGATTGGCTCACGTAACTCCCTTCCACGCATCATCGAGTCGTTTGACCAGCCCGACCAGCACGGTTTTGCGCCAAACGGGTGGCAAGAGTGGCTGCGTCCTGAAGCCTTCAAGGTCTTCCTTGAGATCACTGATGACGAGCCATCCGGGCGTTTCCCTGACGGTTCTGACGTCAATGCGCTTGAATTTGAACGGCAGCTCTTCCAGCTCGGCGGTCAGTTCGGCACCGAGGGCGACCGAAATTTCATCTTCCACTCGATTATCGGTGTAGATGAAAACAACAATATGGCTTTCCAGCCCACCGACCCTATCAATAACGACCGATGTCCATACGGCGTCAATGTGGGCCTCGAGTACCAAAAGCTCTCCATCGCGACTGGTGGACTGCGATACTCGATTTGCAACCTCGACTCGTACGATGTGGTTTTCCAGGCCGTGGCCCAGAACATCATCGAACAGGCCAAGATCGGTTGCGAAATCGGCTTCCCAGACGCGCCCGAGGGCCTTGAAATCATCGCCGATAGCGTGACCTTGCAGTGGACGCCTAACCCAGGGGCGAGCACGGAGATCGTTGCGCCATCGGACCAGGCACAGTGCGGAAACCGCAACTTCTACGTCGAGAATGATGCCGCGGTCCTTTGCCCGCTGCTTTGTACGGAGGTGGAGGCTTCGACCGAAGGCCGGCTCGAGATGCTGGCGGGTTGTGGAGAGCCGACTGAGGAATGTGTTCCAGAGGACGACTTTGAATTCGATTGTGATGACGGCATCGACAACGATTGTGACGGCCTGACTGACCGGGCGGACTTGGACTGTTTGTTGTGA
- a CDS encoding putative metal-binding motif-containing protein: protein MKKTIYRTILLGLMGAGISACTVDFSPTGGGGETFSCATDDDCLGGFACQGNVCIRQSGPDVPTCVDADNDGYGVGTLEQRQTCRLCETEGKCGEDCDDTNPAIHPNAPEQCNNADENCNGEIDEPTDCTDDPSICNSLAGAAPQGASYSCIAGRCELTMMTQICTNGAMPCPCNANPLACTAGMYPEIPGPADCLQ from the coding sequence ATGAAGAAAACGATTTACCGTACGATCTTGCTTGGTCTCATGGGCGCCGGAATCAGCGCTTGTACCGTCGATTTTAGCCCTACGGGTGGCGGTGGTGAGACCTTCAGCTGTGCCACAGATGATGATTGTCTGGGCGGTTTCGCGTGTCAGGGAAATGTCTGCATACGCCAATCAGGTCCAGACGTCCCAACATGCGTGGATGCCGATAATGACGGCTATGGCGTGGGCACTTTGGAACAACGTCAGACCTGCCGTCTCTGTGAGACTGAGGGTAAGTGCGGCGAGGATTGTGACGACACAAATCCTGCGATCCATCCAAATGCTCCAGAGCAGTGCAATAATGCAGACGAGAACTGCAATGGCGAAATCGATGAGCCTACAGATTGCACGGACGATCCGAGCATCTGTAACTCGCTCGCCGGCGCAGCACCTCAGGGCGCGAGCTACTCCTGCATCGCTGGCCGATGTGAGCTCACGATGATGACTCAGATCTGCACCAATGGCGCGATGCCTTGCCCGTGCAACGCAAACCCACTCGCCTGTACCGCTGGCATGTACCCAGAAATCCCTGGACCTGCCGACTGCTTGCAGTAG
- a CDS encoding endonuclease I family protein: MRIAYLNLLFLLTLGWGCGEAIEPVESDPEVGLEFSGKSDSSLTSDEVELALKVVNRYLPDDVALAEFEWELDQKLDVRAARNIAAFRAGDDRSAGTADDQTFESIESLDAIPWVGPHALNGILNIAIELGYTASLEKPQRPTIDVSYYNARLAMFSQIDNRDGVVTGVYTGMELYTSSIPDHTVMNTEHTWPRSLLTDWRAETDLHHLFPTKSQANSKRSSFPFGNVVNSNWSEGGSKLGTDVHGQIVFEVRPEHRGNVARAMFYVSMTYDHPLDQSQEDTLRIWHAEDPVDEAERNRNDSVELVQGNRNPYIDNPESVHEVADF; the protein is encoded by the coding sequence ATGCGAATTGCTTACCTAAATCTACTTTTTCTGCTGACTTTGGGCTGGGGCTGCGGTGAGGCGATTGAGCCCGTCGAGAGCGATCCGGAGGTTGGGCTTGAGTTTTCGGGAAAGTCTGATTCCTCATTGACGTCGGACGAAGTAGAGCTCGCCCTCAAGGTGGTGAATCGATACCTGCCGGATGATGTTGCCCTCGCTGAGTTTGAGTGGGAGCTTGACCAAAAACTCGACGTACGTGCTGCCCGCAATATTGCGGCATTTCGCGCAGGGGACGACCGGTCCGCTGGGACGGCCGATGACCAGACGTTTGAGTCGATTGAATCTCTGGATGCCATTCCCTGGGTCGGGCCACACGCCCTCAATGGGATTCTGAACATCGCCATTGAACTTGGATACACGGCGAGCCTTGAGAAGCCGCAAAGACCCACGATCGACGTTAGCTACTACAACGCGCGCCTGGCCATGTTTAGCCAGATTGATAATCGTGACGGGGTAGTGACGGGCGTTTACACAGGAATGGAGCTCTATACGAGCAGCATTCCCGATCACACCGTGATGAATACGGAGCATACTTGGCCCCGGTCGCTTCTGACCGACTGGCGCGCCGAGACGGACTTGCACCACCTCTTTCCCACGAAGAGCCAGGCGAATTCAAAGCGTTCGAGCTTTCCTTTTGGCAACGTTGTCAACTCGAACTGGTCGGAAGGTGGATCGAAGTTGGGCACGGATGTCCACGGCCAGATCGTGTTTGAGGTGCGTCCCGAGCATCGTGGCAATGTCGCGCGCGCCATGTTCTACGTGTCGATGACCTACGACCACCCCTTGGACCAGTCTCAGGAGGACACCTTACGTATCTGGCACGCCGAGGATCCGGTCGATGAGGCCGAGCGTAACAGGAACGACTCGGTTGAGCTCGTGCAGGGAAACCGAAATCCGTACATCGACAATCCTGAGTCGGTTCATGAGGTTGCTGATTTCTGA
- a CDS encoding prolipoprotein diacylglyceryl transferase, giving the protein MFPTLIEFGGTRVPTYLVALLTGFCLALWLGWRDAKNLGFRRQEYLDFGIWLLIFGIAGARIFHVLFDGLGQDYLALCLNPFELDGFSLPEGLCSTNLECVRGGGGPVCNPSDGLCYPARDCFRVFKFWSGGLVVYGGVIAAGLFAWWYARRREINWRGVLDLGAWGIPLGIGFGRLGCYAAGCCYGKLCDLGLAVHFPVNSPAYRNHWENFQDALQAQWQSGIEGSLGVWPTQLMESFGAFAIFLFAYFWLRPRTLDERLPKGSAFGISIALYAALRFVLEFLRADERGELLSLSTSQWISLVVIGLALWMNTRVQKSATS; this is encoded by the coding sequence ATGTTTCCAACCCTCATCGAGTTCGGCGGCACCCGCGTTCCTACTTACCTTGTCGCCCTACTCACCGGCTTCTGCCTGGCACTCTGGCTCGGCTGGAGAGACGCAAAAAACCTGGGGTTTAGGCGCCAAGAGTATTTGGATTTTGGGATATGGTTGCTGATTTTTGGCATCGCGGGCGCACGCATCTTTCACGTGCTCTTTGACGGTCTAGGACAGGACTATTTGGCGCTCTGTCTAAATCCGTTTGAGCTCGACGGTTTCTCGCTCCCAGAGGGCCTTTGCAGCACGAACCTTGAGTGCGTCAGGGGTGGTGGCGGGCCTGTTTGCAATCCTTCGGACGGCCTCTGCTATCCTGCGCGCGATTGTTTTCGAGTGTTCAAATTCTGGTCCGGTGGGCTCGTGGTCTACGGCGGCGTGATCGCCGCGGGTCTCTTTGCGTGGTGGTACGCGCGCCGGCGCGAAATCAACTGGCGAGGCGTTTTGGACCTTGGTGCATGGGGAATTCCGTTGGGTATTGGTTTTGGGCGCCTCGGTTGTTACGCCGCCGGCTGCTGCTACGGAAAACTCTGCGATCTCGGGCTCGCCGTACACTTCCCGGTCAATTCGCCTGCGTATCGCAACCATTGGGAAAACTTCCAAGACGCCCTGCAGGCGCAATGGCAAAGCGGCATCGAAGGCAGCCTCGGCGTCTGGCCCACCCAGCTCATGGAGAGCTTTGGGGCGTTTGCCATCTTCCTCTTTGCCTACTTCTGGTTGCGGCCGCGCACTTTGGATGAACGACTGCCAAAGGGCAGCGCCTTCGGCATCTCTATCGCCCTTTATGCCGCGCTACGCTTCGTTCTGGAGTTCTTGCGAGCCGATGAGCGCGGCGAGCTCCTAAGTCTATCTACGAGCCAATGGATAAGCCTCGTCGTGATCGGGCTCGCGCTTTGGATGAACACACGCGTTCAGAAATCAGCAACCTCATGA
- the lspA gene encoding signal peptidase II, whose translation MNPNVAKFLQVLAIILVTVGLDQWTKQIASDRLATSRSGFFNHYIELEVPAEFEGKPVKEYLQHEFMPSNTEQEINRIMMSTTNDAGIQVRPEQELKAGETLEVRWREIVVIPDHWDYQYTRNPGAAFSFMADMDDKYRAPFFIIVSFIAVFAIFWILRGVTFQQQLLIWALALLCGGAIGNLIDRMLYQYVIDFIVWKWTNSYRWPTFNLADAFICIGVGLMFVEMIRDWFRERREKKAAKTTDSEASA comes from the coding sequence ATGAACCCAAATGTTGCGAAATTTCTTCAGGTCTTGGCCATTATTCTGGTCACCGTAGGCCTAGACCAGTGGACCAAGCAGATCGCGTCAGACCGGCTTGCCACTTCACGCTCAGGATTCTTCAACCACTACATCGAGCTCGAAGTCCCCGCCGAATTTGAAGGAAAGCCCGTCAAGGAGTACCTCCAACACGAGTTCATGCCGAGCAACACCGAGCAAGAAATCAACCGCATCATGATGTCCACCACGAATGACGCGGGGATTCAGGTTCGGCCCGAACAAGAACTCAAAGCCGGCGAAACGCTTGAGGTCCGATGGCGCGAAATCGTGGTCATCCCTGACCACTGGGACTACCAGTACACACGAAATCCTGGCGCCGCCTTCAGTTTCATGGCGGATATGGACGACAAGTACCGCGCACCTTTCTTCATCATCGTAAGCTTTATCGCGGTCTTCGCCATCTTCTGGATCCTGCGTGGCGTGACCTTCCAACAACAACTGCTCATCTGGGCGCTCGCCCTCTTGTGCGGCGGTGCCATCGGCAACCTCATCGACCGAATGCTCTACCAGTACGTGATCGACTTCATCGTCTGGAAATGGACCAATTCTTACCGCTGGCCCACATTCAACCTCGCGGACGCCTTCATCTGTATCGGTGTGGGCCTGATGTTCGTGGAGATGATCCGCGACTGGTTCCGTGAGCGCCGCGAGAAAAAGGCAGCCAAAACCACCGATTCGGAAGCCTCCGCCTGA
- the rnz gene encoding ribonuclease Z — MSVKLVFLGTGSGKPTPHRNVSAVGLFREGDLLLFDCGEGTQLQLAKAPLRPGSLRAIFLTHFHGDHVNGLPGFVGSLTLNSRDEVLTIVGPVGLRRWFKTMRDVHILRPGFPINLVEVEGPGVVFEGQGFRVEAGPLKHRIPTWGYTYIEDARPGRFDLDKARELGIPAGPLYGRLQRGEAVILEDGREVHPSDVLGHARPGLRIAYCTDTQPCEGAVELARGADLLIHESTYPAGDEKLAKERGHSTSADAARCAKEAGAKKLVLTHLSQKHMRLDDFLTGARDIFPNIVVARDLLEMDIERSET, encoded by the coding sequence ATGTCAGTCAAATTGGTCTTTCTTGGGACCGGTAGCGGCAAACCTACGCCGCATCGAAATGTTTCAGCCGTGGGACTTTTCCGCGAAGGCGACCTTCTCCTCTTCGATTGCGGCGAAGGCACTCAGCTGCAGCTCGCCAAGGCACCCCTGAGACCCGGCTCCTTGCGCGCAATTTTCCTGACCCATTTCCATGGCGACCACGTCAATGGCTTGCCCGGGTTTGTGGGCTCGTTGACGCTCAACAGCCGCGACGAAGTCCTGACGATTGTTGGCCCTGTGGGGCTTCGACGCTGGTTTAAGACCATGCGTGATGTCCATATCTTGCGGCCTGGATTCCCTATCAATCTAGTGGAAGTCGAGGGCCCCGGCGTGGTCTTCGAGGGCCAGGGATTTAGGGTTGAGGCCGGCCCGCTCAAACACCGAATCCCAACCTGGGGCTACACGTATATTGAAGACGCGCGGCCAGGACGGTTCGACCTGGATAAAGCTCGCGAGCTGGGAATTCCCGCCGGGCCGCTCTACGGACGGCTGCAGCGTGGTGAGGCAGTGATTCTGGAGGATGGTCGTGAAGTACACCCGAGTGATGTGCTCGGTCATGCCCGCCCGGGCCTGCGCATCGCCTACTGCACCGACACTCAGCCGTGCGAAGGCGCCGTGGAGCTTGCGCGGGGTGCCGACCTTTTGATCCACGAATCTACATATCCAGCCGGAGACGAAAAACTCGCCAAGGAGCGCGGACACTCGACCTCCGCTGATGCGGCGCGTTGTGCGAAGGAGGCTGGGGCGAAGAAGCTCGTGCTCACCCACCTCTCTCAAAAGCATATGCGCCTCGACGACTTCCTGACCGGTGCTCGAGACATCTTTCCGAATATCGTGGTGGCGCGAGACCTCCTCGAGATGGATATCGAGCGTAGCGAAACCTAA